From Streptomyces durmitorensis, a single genomic window includes:
- the folP gene encoding dihydropteroate synthase — protein MSTLRGRGSVEGLPEWGRCAVMGVVNVTPDSFSDGGRWFDTTAAVKHGIDLVAQGADLVDVGGESTRPGAPRVDEDEELRRVVPVVRGLSAEGVTVSVDTMRATVAEQALAAGAVLVNDVSGGLADERMVPAVAAAGAPFVVMHWRGFLTDMHAKPVYEDVVSEVVDELHARVQAAIEGGIAPERIVVDPGLGFSKDAEHDLALLARIDRLRELGHPILVAASRKRFLGRVLAGPEGAPPPARERDAATAAVSAIAAHQGAWAVRVHEVRATADAVRVAHAVTSAAGGPQ, from the coding sequence ATGAGTACGTTGCGCGGGCGGGGATCGGTCGAGGGGCTGCCGGAGTGGGGCCGCTGTGCGGTCATGGGGGTCGTGAACGTGACCCCCGACTCCTTCTCCGACGGGGGCCGCTGGTTCGACACCACGGCCGCCGTCAAGCACGGCATCGACCTGGTCGCCCAGGGCGCCGACCTGGTCGACGTGGGCGGTGAGTCGACCCGTCCCGGCGCCCCGCGCGTGGACGAGGACGAGGAGCTGCGGCGCGTCGTCCCCGTCGTGCGGGGCCTTTCGGCCGAGGGCGTCACGGTCTCCGTGGACACCATGCGGGCCACCGTCGCCGAGCAGGCGCTCGCCGCGGGCGCCGTCCTGGTGAACGACGTCAGCGGCGGCCTCGCCGACGAGCGCATGGTCCCCGCGGTCGCCGCCGCCGGCGCGCCCTTCGTGGTGATGCACTGGCGCGGCTTCCTCACCGACATGCACGCCAAGCCCGTCTACGAGGACGTGGTCTCCGAAGTCGTCGACGAGCTGCACGCGCGCGTGCAGGCCGCCATCGAGGGCGGCATCGCCCCCGAGCGCATCGTCGTCGACCCGGGCCTCGGCTTCTCCAAGGACGCCGAGCACGACCTGGCGCTCCTGGCCCGCATCGACCGCCTCCGTGAGCTCGGTCATCCGATCCTGGTCGCCGCATCCCGCAAGCGTTTCCTCGGCCGCGTCCTCGCGGGCCCCGAGGGCGCGCCGCCGCCCGCCCGCGAGCGCGACGCCGCCACCGCCGCGGTCTCCGCCATCGCCGCCCACCAGGGCGCCTGGGCGGTCCGCGTGCACGAGGTGCGGGCCACCGCCGACGCCGTCCGTGTCGCGCACGCCGTGACCAGCGCGGCGGGCGGTCCACAGTGA